The Actinomadura sp. WMMB 499 genome includes a window with the following:
- a CDS encoding GntR family transcriptional regulator, with product MTIDPHSPVPKYFQLRAILLDLIESAELPVDAPIPSERELCARYELSRMTVRQGVDQLVTEGRLYRVPGKGTFVARPKIEMPLRLVSFTEDMLARGLRPGAVDLDRRTAPADAHLARVFGVDPGTPIHVIERLRTADGEPMALERAHILASIAPDLLDRRLADRSLYGVLEAVYGIVFDAGDQTIDAGLADAADAKHLQIAKGSAVLLLQRRSYTGGVCAELGVSTYRADRYQIHTALGNPPPNS from the coding sequence GTGACCATCGATCCGCACAGTCCCGTCCCGAAGTACTTCCAGCTCCGCGCGATCCTGCTCGACCTCATCGAGAGCGCGGAGCTGCCCGTGGACGCCCCGATCCCCTCGGAACGCGAACTGTGCGCCCGGTACGAACTGTCCCGGATGACCGTCCGGCAGGGCGTCGACCAGCTCGTCACCGAGGGACGCCTCTACCGCGTCCCCGGCAAGGGCACGTTCGTCGCCCGCCCCAAGATCGAGATGCCGCTGCGGCTCGTGTCGTTCACCGAGGACATGCTCGCCCGCGGCCTGCGCCCCGGCGCCGTCGACCTGGACCGCCGCACCGCCCCCGCCGACGCGCACCTCGCCCGCGTCTTCGGCGTCGACCCCGGCACCCCGATCCACGTCATCGAACGGCTGCGCACCGCCGACGGCGAGCCGATGGCCCTCGAACGCGCCCACATCCTCGCCTCGATCGCCCCCGACCTCCTCGACCGGCGGCTCGCCGACCGCTCCCTGTACGGCGTGCTCGAAGCCGTCTACGGCATCGTCTTCGACGCCGGCGACCAGACCATCGACGCCGGCCTCGCCGACGCCGCCGACGCCAAGCACCTGCAGATCGCCAAGGGCAGCGCCGTGCTGCTCCTGCAACGCCGCTCCTACACCGGAGGCGTGTGCGCCGAACTGGGCGTGTCGACCTACAGAGCGGATCGCTACCAGATCCACACGGCCCTCGGAAACCCCCCGCCGAACTCCTAA
- a CDS encoding PTS transporter subunit EIIC — MSTATAAGDGDTGGDGGARRAWSATFGVLQRIGRSLMLPIAVLPAAGILLRLGQPDLLGADGLGWDRVAEVFAAAGGALLDNLAILFAVGVAIGFAKKSDGSTALAAVAAYLVFDRVSKVMFAHTEELRASVVQEVRQEDGSLEETVAYGLQNPTQVLGGIVVGIMVALLYQRFYRVKLPSWLAFFGGRRFVPIVSAACALLLGVVFGFVWPTLGGWINDFGDWLTGAGAVGAGLYGVANRLLLPFGLHHILNSLIWFVFGSYREPDGDVVHGEINRYLAGDPDAGTFLAGFFPVLMFGLPGAALAIWRAAPEHRRPAVGGIMISAALTAFVTGVTEPIEFSFMFVAPVLYGIHVVLTGVSMGVLAALDAQLGFSFSAGLIDLLLNATKSNTRHLWLIVGVGVLYFFLYYAIFSFVIKRFDLPTPGREPEEDSPPESRPDDSSRRAR, encoded by the coding sequence ATGAGCACCGCGACCGCGGCCGGCGACGGCGATACGGGCGGCGACGGCGGGGCGCGCCGCGCCTGGTCGGCGACGTTCGGCGTGCTGCAGCGCATCGGGCGCAGCCTCATGCTGCCGATCGCCGTGCTCCCCGCCGCCGGCATCCTGCTGCGCCTCGGCCAGCCCGACCTGCTCGGCGCGGACGGCCTCGGCTGGGACCGCGTCGCCGAGGTGTTCGCCGCCGCCGGCGGCGCCCTGCTCGACAACCTCGCGATCCTGTTCGCCGTCGGCGTCGCCATCGGGTTCGCGAAGAAGTCCGACGGCTCCACCGCCCTCGCCGCCGTCGCCGCCTACCTCGTGTTCGACCGCGTCTCGAAGGTGATGTTCGCGCACACCGAGGAGCTGCGCGCGTCGGTCGTCCAGGAGGTGCGGCAGGAGGACGGGTCGCTGGAGGAGACCGTCGCGTACGGGCTGCAGAACCCGACGCAGGTCCTCGGCGGCATCGTCGTCGGGATCATGGTCGCGCTGCTCTACCAGCGGTTCTACCGGGTCAAGCTGCCGTCGTGGCTCGCGTTCTTCGGCGGGCGCCGGTTCGTCCCGATCGTCAGCGCCGCATGCGCGCTGCTGCTCGGCGTCGTCTTCGGGTTCGTCTGGCCGACGCTCGGCGGCTGGATCAACGACTTCGGCGACTGGCTCACCGGCGCGGGCGCCGTCGGCGCCGGGCTGTACGGCGTCGCGAACCGGCTGCTGCTGCCGTTCGGCCTGCACCACATCCTGAACTCGCTCATCTGGTTCGTCTTCGGCTCGTACCGGGAGCCGGACGGCGACGTCGTCCACGGCGAGATCAACCGGTACCTCGCGGGCGACCCGGACGCCGGAACGTTCCTCGCCGGGTTCTTCCCCGTGCTGATGTTCGGCCTGCCCGGCGCGGCCCTCGCGATCTGGCGCGCGGCGCCGGAGCACCGCCGCCCGGCCGTCGGCGGCATCATGATCTCCGCCGCGCTCACCGCGTTCGTCACCGGCGTCACCGAGCCCATCGAGTTCTCGTTCATGTTCGTGGCGCCCGTCCTCTACGGGATCCACGTCGTGCTGACCGGCGTCTCGATGGGCGTCCTCGCGGCCCTGGACGCCCAGCTCGGGTTCAGCTTCTCGGCCGGGCTCATCGACCTGCTGCTCAACGCGACCAAGAGCAACACCCGGCACCTGTGGCTGATCGTCGGAGTAGGCGTCCTGTACTTCTTCCTCTACTACGCGATCTTCTCCTTCGTCATCAAACGGTTCGACCTGCCGACGCCCGGGCGGGAACCGGAAGAGGACTCGCCGCCCGAATCCCGACCGGACGACTCGTCGCGACGGGCTCGCTGA
- the nagA gene encoding N-acetylglucosamine-6-phosphate deacetylase yields MSLLITAESMITTPGGGTTRVLSPGYVRIENGVIAEVGEGRPDGTPDVELRDGLLAPGLVDLQVNGFYGHDMVDAGEDGWRTVVSRLPETGVTSFLPTFITAPVATQADALRRTRDLLPRLPDGTRVLGVHLEGPFLSEKRKGAHNAAFLTDPAPADIATILETGLVKLVTLAPERDGALDAIRTFTNAGVLVSVGHSDATAEQVAAAADAGARKVTHIFNAQSGVHHRDPGVAAQALVDDRLSPGLILDLHHVSATAARLVFRSAAGRTVLVTDAAASAGMPPGTYDLGGEPITMPEQGPPLRADGTIAGSGLRLDEAVGNAIAIGVDPAAAVDAATRVPADLIGRPDLGRIAPGAAADLVHLGPDHRAHATWINGQKVFGGDS; encoded by the coding sequence ATGTCACTACTGATCACGGCCGAAAGCATGATCACCACCCCTGGCGGGGGTACTACCCGCGTGCTCTCCCCGGGATACGTCCGGATCGAGAACGGCGTGATCGCCGAGGTCGGCGAGGGCCGCCCGGACGGGACGCCGGACGTCGAACTGCGCGACGGCCTGCTGGCCCCCGGCCTCGTCGACCTCCAGGTGAACGGGTTCTACGGCCACGACATGGTCGACGCCGGCGAGGACGGCTGGCGCACGGTCGTCTCGCGCCTCCCGGAGACCGGCGTGACGTCGTTCCTCCCCACGTTCATCACCGCGCCGGTCGCGACGCAGGCGGACGCGCTGCGCCGCACCCGCGACCTGCTGCCCCGGCTCCCGGACGGCACGCGCGTCCTGGGCGTCCACCTGGAGGGGCCGTTCCTGTCGGAGAAGCGCAAGGGCGCGCACAACGCCGCGTTCCTCACCGACCCGGCGCCTGCGGACATCGCGACCATCCTGGAGACCGGCCTGGTCAAGCTCGTGACCCTCGCGCCCGAACGCGACGGCGCGCTCGACGCGATCCGGACGTTCACGAACGCGGGCGTCCTGGTCAGCGTGGGGCACAGCGACGCGACGGCCGAGCAGGTCGCCGCTGCCGCGGACGCGGGCGCCCGCAAGGTCACCCACATCTTCAACGCGCAGTCCGGCGTGCACCACCGCGACCCGGGCGTCGCCGCGCAGGCGCTGGTCGACGACCGGCTCAGCCCGGGCCTGATCCTCGACCTGCACCACGTGTCCGCGACGGCCGCGAGGCTCGTGTTCCGCTCCGCCGCCGGACGGACCGTCCTGGTCACCGACGCGGCGGCGTCCGCCGGGATGCCGCCGGGCACCTACGACCTGGGCGGCGAGCCGATCACCATGCCCGAGCAGGGCCCGCCGCTGCGCGCCGACGGGACGATCGCGGGCTCGGGCCTGCGGCTGGACGAGGCGGTCGGCAACGCGATCGCGATCGGCGTCGACCCGGCCGCGGCGGTGGACGCCGCGACGCGCGTCCCCGCGGACCTGATCGGCCGCCCCGACCTCGGCCGCATCGCGCCCGGCGCGGCCGCCGACCTGGTGCATCTGGGCCCGGACCACCGGGCGCATGCGACCTGGATCAACGGGCAGAAAGTCTTCGGAGGGGATTCATGA
- a CDS encoding SIS domain-containing protein, giving the protein MTSLMRAEIGQQPDALRRTIDALLPRTADLAKLAADTRRVLFIARGSSDNAAVYGRYLVEAHAGRLATLAAPSIATTYRRRLDLSGVLAVAISQSGKTEEIVETLDWAADCGARTVAITNGEGSPLAEAAEVALITRAGAEKAVPATKTYTTQLAALSVLGLGLGADVAADDLRRAPDEVAGLIEATEASAALPRIVAELADVQGAVVSGRGIAFGTALELALKIKEACYLHAMGLSYADLLHGPIAVVDERTPALLVAADSGPTLPGTIALAERVRGTGAPVYGVGGGAGLAAASTAALPGPGLPEWVAPLGLIVPGQILVENLARRLGLDPDVPRGLNKVTQTT; this is encoded by the coding sequence ATGACCAGCCTCATGCGCGCCGAAATCGGCCAGCAGCCGGACGCGCTGCGCCGGACGATCGACGCGCTGCTGCCGCGCACCGCGGACCTCGCGAAGCTCGCGGCGGACACGCGGCGGGTGCTGTTCATCGCCCGCGGCTCGTCGGACAACGCGGCCGTGTACGGGCGGTACCTGGTGGAGGCGCACGCGGGCCGGCTGGCGACCCTCGCCGCGCCGTCGATCGCGACGACCTACCGGCGGCGCCTGGACCTGTCGGGCGTGCTGGCGGTGGCGATCAGCCAGTCCGGCAAGACCGAGGAGATCGTCGAGACGCTGGACTGGGCGGCCGACTGCGGCGCCCGCACCGTGGCGATCACCAACGGCGAGGGCTCGCCGCTGGCGGAGGCCGCCGAGGTCGCGCTGATCACCAGGGCCGGTGCGGAGAAGGCGGTCCCGGCGACCAAGACGTACACCACGCAGCTCGCCGCGCTGTCGGTCCTCGGGCTCGGTCTCGGCGCCGACGTCGCCGCCGACGACCTGCGCCGGGCGCCCGACGAGGTCGCGGGGCTGATCGAGGCCACCGAGGCGTCCGCGGCCCTGCCCCGGATCGTGGCGGAGCTGGCGGACGTGCAGGGCGCGGTGGTGTCGGGACGCGGGATCGCGTTCGGCACCGCGCTGGAACTCGCGCTGAAGATCAAGGAGGCCTGCTACCTGCACGCGATGGGCCTGTCCTACGCGGACCTGCTGCACGGCCCGATCGCGGTCGTGGACGAACGGACGCCCGCGCTGCTCGTCGCCGCCGACTCCGGCCCGACGCTCCCCGGGACGATCGCGCTCGCCGAGCGCGTGCGGGGCACCGGCGCGCCCGTGTACGGCGTCGGCGGCGGGGCGGGCCTGGCCGCCGCGTCCACGGCGGCGCTGCCCGGCCCCGGCCTGCCCGAGTGGGTGGCGCCGCTGGGCCTGATCGTCCCCGGCCAGATCCTGGTCGAGAACCTGGCGCGCCGGCTCGGGCTCGACCCCGACGTCCCGCGCGGCCTCAACAAGGTGACTCAGACGACCTGA
- a CDS encoding glucose PTS transporter subunit EIIB: MDKAEAIVAALGGADNIEEIEPCATRLRSEVSDPGKVDEAALKAAGAFGVMKSGSVVQVVVGPEADTIASDIEDILD, from the coding sequence ATGGACAAGGCCGAGGCGATCGTCGCCGCGCTGGGCGGCGCCGACAACATCGAGGAGATCGAGCCGTGCGCGACGCGGCTGCGCAGCGAGGTCTCCGACCCCGGCAAGGTCGACGAGGCGGCGCTGAAGGCGGCCGGCGCGTTCGGCGTGATGAAGAGCGGGTCGGTCGTGCAGGTCGTGGTGGGCCCGGAGGCCGACACGATCGCCAGCGACATCGAGGACATCCTCGACTGA
- a CDS encoding PTS glucose transporter subunit IIA, which translates to MTRVLSPVSGRVVGLAGVPDPVFAQAMVGPGTAVDPERGPGRAIAPVTGKIVKMHPHAYVVVDDEGHGVLVHLGIDTVKLKGEGFELLAAEGDAVTAGQPLVGWNPAAIEAGGRSPVCAVVALDAGDGALSDVVESGEVAKGAELFTWR; encoded by the coding sequence ATGACCCGAGTACTGTCCCCGGTGTCCGGCCGCGTGGTCGGCCTGGCCGGGGTGCCCGACCCGGTGTTCGCGCAGGCGATGGTCGGACCCGGCACCGCGGTCGATCCGGAACGCGGTCCCGGGCGGGCGATCGCGCCCGTCACCGGCAAGATCGTGAAGATGCATCCGCACGCGTACGTCGTGGTGGACGACGAGGGGCACGGCGTGCTCGTGCACCTCGGCATCGACACCGTCAAGCTGAAGGGCGAGGGGTTCGAGCTGCTCGCCGCCGAGGGCGACGCGGTGACCGCCGGGCAGCCGCTGGTCGGCTGGAACCCGGCGGCGATCGAGGCGGGGGGCCGCTCGCCGGTGTGCGCGGTGGTGGCGCTGGACGCCGGCGACGGCGCGCTGTCGGACGTCGTCGAGTCCGGCGAGGTGGCGAAGGGGGCCGAGCTCTTCACATGGCGGTAG